The Acinonyx jubatus isolate Ajub_Pintada_27869175 chromosome E3, VMU_Ajub_asm_v1.0, whole genome shotgun sequence genome has a window encoding:
- the PIGQ gene encoding phosphatidylinositol N-acetylglucosaminyltransferase subunit Q isoform X1, giving the protein MPTPPPESAAPGNSRVPGMVLKAFFPTCCASADSGLLVGRWVPEQTSAVVLAVVHFPFIPIQVKELLARVQQASQVGVAVLGTWCHRRQDAEESLGHFLEGLGAIFSHEPWLQLCRERGSKFWSCKATRRQAPTCPGAPGEDQVMLVFYDQRKVLLSQLHPPVALPDHQAGDAVAGAGGLAAVFDTVARSEELFRSDRFDEGPVRLSHWQSEGVEASILAELAKRASGPICLLLGGLLSLVSAASACRVFQLWPLSFIWSKLSTCEQLRHRLEQLTFVFSTQKAENPTQLMRKANVLVSVFLDVALGLALLSWLHGKDRIGHLAEALVPVADHVAEELQHLLQWLMGAPAGLKMNRALDQVLGRFFLYHLHLWISYIHLMSPFIERILWHVGLSACLGLTVSLSILSDIIALLTFHIYCFYVYGARLYCLKICGLSSLWRLFRGKKWNVLRQRVDSCSYDLDQLFIGTLLFTILLFLLPTTALYYLVFTLLRLLVVAVQGLIHVLVDLINSLPLYSLGLRLCRPYRLAAGVKFRVLEHEADRPLRLLMQLWLPPHPLLGLPVPQAFLWGAHLPLEAERGQAGLTDPGHRPARHRHTATVSPPPCRGR; this is encoded by the exons CGTGCCCGGCATGGTGCTCAAGGCCTTCTTCCCCACGTGCTGCGCCTCGGCCGACAGCGGCCTGCTGGTGGGACGGTGGGTCCCGGAGCAGACCAGCGCTGTGGTCCTGGCTGTGGTGCACTTTCCCTTCATCCCCATCCAGGTGAAGGAGCTCCTGGCTCGGGTGCAGCAGGCCAGCCAGGTGGGGGTGGCCGTGCTGGGCACCTGGTGCCACCGCCGGCAGGATGCCGAGGAGAGCCTGGGCCACTTCCTGGAGGGCCTGGGCGCCATCTTCTCCCATGAGCCCTGGCTCCAGCTGTGCCGGGAGAGGGGCAGCAAGTTCTGGAGCTGCAAGGCCACCCGCCGGCAGGCACCTACCTGCCCCGGTGCCCCCGGCGAGGACCAGGTCATGCTTGTCTTCTATGACCAGCGCAAGGTGCTGCTGTCCCAGCTGCACCCGCCCGTGGCCCTGCCTGACCACCAGGCTGGCGATGCCGTGGCCGGTGCTGGGGGCTTGGCTGCTGTCTTTGACACGGTGGCGCGCAGTGAGGAGCTCTTCCGAAGTGACCGGTTCGACGAGGGCCCCGTGCGGTTGAGCCACTGGCAGTCGGAGGGCGTGGAGGCCAGCATCCTCGCGGAGCTGGCGAAGCGGGCCTCGGGGCCCATCTGCCTGCTGCTGGGCGGCCTGCTGTCACTTGTCTCAGCCGCCAGCGCCTGCCG GGTGTTCCAGCTGTGGCCCCTGTCCTTTATCTGGAGCAAGCTCTCCACATGTGAGCAGCTCAGGCACCGGCTGGAGCAGCTCACGTTTGTCTTCAGCACCCAGAAGGCCGAGAACCCCACCCAGCTGATGAG AAAGGCCAACGTGCTTGTCTCTGTGTTTCTTGACGTGGCCCTTGGTCTTGCGCTGCTATCTTGGCTTCACGGGAAGGACCGGATCGGCCACCTGGCAGAGGCGCTCGTCCCCGTGGCTGAT CACGTGGCCGAGGAGCTCCAGCATCTCCTGCAGTGGCTGATGGGAGCACCTGCTGGGCTGAAGATGAACCGGGCGCTGGACCAGGTCCTCGGCCGCTTCTTCCTATACCATCTGCATCTGTGGATCA GCTACATCCACCTCATGTCCCCCTTCATCGAGCGCATCCTGTGGCACGTGGGCCTCTCGGCCTGCCTGGGCCTGACGGTCTCCCTGTCCATCCTGTCAGACATCATCGCTCTCCTCACCTTCCACATCTACTGCTTCTACGTCTACGGCGCCAG GCTGTACTGCCTGAAGATCTGTGGCCTGTCCTCGCTCTGGCGTCTGTTCCGGGGGAAGAAGTGGAATGTTCTGCGCCAGCGGGTGGACTCCTGCTCCTATGACCTGGACCAG CTGTTCATCGGGACCTTGCTCTTCACCATcctgctcttcctcctgcccACCACGGCCCTGTACTACCTGGTGTTCACCCTG CTCCGGCTCCTGGTGGTGGCCGTGCAGGGCCTGATCCATGTGCTCGTGGACCTCATCAACTCCCTGCCGCTGTACTCCCTCGGCCTCCGGCTCTGCCGGCCTTACAGGCTTGCAG CCGGCGTGAAGTTCCGAGTCCTGGAGCATGAAGCTGATAGGCCCCTCCGCCTCTTGATGCAG CTGTGGCTGCCACCCCACCCACTCCTGGGGCTCCCTGTGCCGCAAGCTTTTCTTTGGGGAGCTCATCTACCCCTGGAGGCAGAAAGGGGACAAGCGGGACTGACGGACCCTGGCCACCGGCCCGCCCGGCACCGCCACACGGCCACAGTCAGCCCTCCACCCTGCCGGGGACGCTGA
- the PIGQ gene encoding phosphatidylinositol N-acetylglucosaminyltransferase subunit Q isoform X2 has product MPTPPPESAAPGNSRVPGMVLKAFFPTCCASADSGLLVGRWVPEQTSAVVLAVVHFPFIPIQVKELLARVQQASQVGVAVLGTWCHRRQDAEESLGHFLEGLGAIFSHEPWLQLCRERGSKFWSCKATRRQAPTCPGAPGEDQVMLVFYDQRKVLLSQLHPPVALPDHQAGDAVAGAGGLAAVFDTVARSEELFRSDRFDEGPVRLSHWQSEGVEASILAELAKRASGPICLLLGGLLSLVSAASACRVFQLWPLSFIWSKLSTCEQLRHRLEQLTFVFSTQKAENPTQLMRKANVLVSVFLDVALGLALLSWLHGKDRIGHLAEALVPVADHVAEELQHLLQWLMGAPAGLKMNRALDQVLGRFFLYHLHLWISYIHLMSPFIERILWHVGLSACLGLTVSLSILSDIIALLTFHIYCFYVYGARLYCLKICGLSSLWRLFRGKKWNVLRQRVDSCSYDLDQLFIGTLLFTILLFLLPTTALYYLVFTLLRLLVVAVQGLIHVLVDLINSLPLYSLGLRLCRPYRLAAGVKFRVLEHEADRPLRLLMQINPLPFSHVIRTYRLPSCGCHPTHSWGSLCRKLFFGELIYPWRQKGDKRD; this is encoded by the exons CGTGCCCGGCATGGTGCTCAAGGCCTTCTTCCCCACGTGCTGCGCCTCGGCCGACAGCGGCCTGCTGGTGGGACGGTGGGTCCCGGAGCAGACCAGCGCTGTGGTCCTGGCTGTGGTGCACTTTCCCTTCATCCCCATCCAGGTGAAGGAGCTCCTGGCTCGGGTGCAGCAGGCCAGCCAGGTGGGGGTGGCCGTGCTGGGCACCTGGTGCCACCGCCGGCAGGATGCCGAGGAGAGCCTGGGCCACTTCCTGGAGGGCCTGGGCGCCATCTTCTCCCATGAGCCCTGGCTCCAGCTGTGCCGGGAGAGGGGCAGCAAGTTCTGGAGCTGCAAGGCCACCCGCCGGCAGGCACCTACCTGCCCCGGTGCCCCCGGCGAGGACCAGGTCATGCTTGTCTTCTATGACCAGCGCAAGGTGCTGCTGTCCCAGCTGCACCCGCCCGTGGCCCTGCCTGACCACCAGGCTGGCGATGCCGTGGCCGGTGCTGGGGGCTTGGCTGCTGTCTTTGACACGGTGGCGCGCAGTGAGGAGCTCTTCCGAAGTGACCGGTTCGACGAGGGCCCCGTGCGGTTGAGCCACTGGCAGTCGGAGGGCGTGGAGGCCAGCATCCTCGCGGAGCTGGCGAAGCGGGCCTCGGGGCCCATCTGCCTGCTGCTGGGCGGCCTGCTGTCACTTGTCTCAGCCGCCAGCGCCTGCCG GGTGTTCCAGCTGTGGCCCCTGTCCTTTATCTGGAGCAAGCTCTCCACATGTGAGCAGCTCAGGCACCGGCTGGAGCAGCTCACGTTTGTCTTCAGCACCCAGAAGGCCGAGAACCCCACCCAGCTGATGAG AAAGGCCAACGTGCTTGTCTCTGTGTTTCTTGACGTGGCCCTTGGTCTTGCGCTGCTATCTTGGCTTCACGGGAAGGACCGGATCGGCCACCTGGCAGAGGCGCTCGTCCCCGTGGCTGAT CACGTGGCCGAGGAGCTCCAGCATCTCCTGCAGTGGCTGATGGGAGCACCTGCTGGGCTGAAGATGAACCGGGCGCTGGACCAGGTCCTCGGCCGCTTCTTCCTATACCATCTGCATCTGTGGATCA GCTACATCCACCTCATGTCCCCCTTCATCGAGCGCATCCTGTGGCACGTGGGCCTCTCGGCCTGCCTGGGCCTGACGGTCTCCCTGTCCATCCTGTCAGACATCATCGCTCTCCTCACCTTCCACATCTACTGCTTCTACGTCTACGGCGCCAG GCTGTACTGCCTGAAGATCTGTGGCCTGTCCTCGCTCTGGCGTCTGTTCCGGGGGAAGAAGTGGAATGTTCTGCGCCAGCGGGTGGACTCCTGCTCCTATGACCTGGACCAG CTGTTCATCGGGACCTTGCTCTTCACCATcctgctcttcctcctgcccACCACGGCCCTGTACTACCTGGTGTTCACCCTG CTCCGGCTCCTGGTGGTGGCCGTGCAGGGCCTGATCCATGTGCTCGTGGACCTCATCAACTCCCTGCCGCTGTACTCCCTCGGCCTCCGGCTCTGCCGGCCTTACAGGCTTGCAG CCGGCGTGAAGTTCCGAGTCCTGGAGCATGAAGCTGATAGGCCCCTCCGCCTCTTGATGCAG ATAAACCCCCTGCCCTTCAGTCACGTGATACGCACCTACCGCCTCCCCAGCTGTGGCTGCCACCCCACCCACTCCTGGGGCTCCCTGTGCCGCAAGCTTTTCTTTGGGGAGCTCATCTACCCCTGGAGGCAGAAAGGGGACAAGCGGGACTGA
- the PIGQ gene encoding phosphatidylinositol N-acetylglucosaminyltransferase subunit Q isoform X4, which yields MVLKAFFPTCCASADSGLLVGRWVPEQTSAVVLAVVHFPFIPIQVKELLARVQQASQVGVAVLGTWCHRRQDAEESLGHFLEGLGAIFSHEPWLQLCRERGSKFWSCKATRRQAPTCPGAPGEDQVMLVFYDQRKVLLSQLHPPVALPDHQAGDAVAGAGGLAAVFDTVARSEELFRSDRFDEGPVRLSHWQSEGVEASILAELAKRASGPICLLLGGLLSLVSAASACRVFQLWPLSFIWSKLSTCEQLRHRLEQLTFVFSTQKAENPTQLMRKANVLVSVFLDVALGLALLSWLHGKDRIGHLAEALVPVADHVAEELQHLLQWLMGAPAGLKMNRALDQVLGRFFLYHLHLWISYIHLMSPFIERILWHVGLSACLGLTVSLSILSDIIALLTFHIYCFYVYGARLYCLKICGLSSLWRLFRGKKWNVLRQRVDSCSYDLDQLFIGTLLFTILLFLLPTTALYYLVFTLLRLLVVAVQGLIHVLVDLINSLPLYSLGLRLCRPYRLAAGVKFRVLEHEADRPLRLLMQLWLPPHPLLGLPVPQAFLWGAHLPLEAERGQAGLTDPGHRPARHRHTATVSPPPCRGR from the exons ATGGTGCTCAAGGCCTTCTTCCCCACGTGCTGCGCCTCGGCCGACAGCGGCCTGCTGGTGGGACGGTGGGTCCCGGAGCAGACCAGCGCTGTGGTCCTGGCTGTGGTGCACTTTCCCTTCATCCCCATCCAGGTGAAGGAGCTCCTGGCTCGGGTGCAGCAGGCCAGCCAGGTGGGGGTGGCCGTGCTGGGCACCTGGTGCCACCGCCGGCAGGATGCCGAGGAGAGCCTGGGCCACTTCCTGGAGGGCCTGGGCGCCATCTTCTCCCATGAGCCCTGGCTCCAGCTGTGCCGGGAGAGGGGCAGCAAGTTCTGGAGCTGCAAGGCCACCCGCCGGCAGGCACCTACCTGCCCCGGTGCCCCCGGCGAGGACCAGGTCATGCTTGTCTTCTATGACCAGCGCAAGGTGCTGCTGTCCCAGCTGCACCCGCCCGTGGCCCTGCCTGACCACCAGGCTGGCGATGCCGTGGCCGGTGCTGGGGGCTTGGCTGCTGTCTTTGACACGGTGGCGCGCAGTGAGGAGCTCTTCCGAAGTGACCGGTTCGACGAGGGCCCCGTGCGGTTGAGCCACTGGCAGTCGGAGGGCGTGGAGGCCAGCATCCTCGCGGAGCTGGCGAAGCGGGCCTCGGGGCCCATCTGCCTGCTGCTGGGCGGCCTGCTGTCACTTGTCTCAGCCGCCAGCGCCTGCCG GGTGTTCCAGCTGTGGCCCCTGTCCTTTATCTGGAGCAAGCTCTCCACATGTGAGCAGCTCAGGCACCGGCTGGAGCAGCTCACGTTTGTCTTCAGCACCCAGAAGGCCGAGAACCCCACCCAGCTGATGAG AAAGGCCAACGTGCTTGTCTCTGTGTTTCTTGACGTGGCCCTTGGTCTTGCGCTGCTATCTTGGCTTCACGGGAAGGACCGGATCGGCCACCTGGCAGAGGCGCTCGTCCCCGTGGCTGAT CACGTGGCCGAGGAGCTCCAGCATCTCCTGCAGTGGCTGATGGGAGCACCTGCTGGGCTGAAGATGAACCGGGCGCTGGACCAGGTCCTCGGCCGCTTCTTCCTATACCATCTGCATCTGTGGATCA GCTACATCCACCTCATGTCCCCCTTCATCGAGCGCATCCTGTGGCACGTGGGCCTCTCGGCCTGCCTGGGCCTGACGGTCTCCCTGTCCATCCTGTCAGACATCATCGCTCTCCTCACCTTCCACATCTACTGCTTCTACGTCTACGGCGCCAG GCTGTACTGCCTGAAGATCTGTGGCCTGTCCTCGCTCTGGCGTCTGTTCCGGGGGAAGAAGTGGAATGTTCTGCGCCAGCGGGTGGACTCCTGCTCCTATGACCTGGACCAG CTGTTCATCGGGACCTTGCTCTTCACCATcctgctcttcctcctgcccACCACGGCCCTGTACTACCTGGTGTTCACCCTG CTCCGGCTCCTGGTGGTGGCCGTGCAGGGCCTGATCCATGTGCTCGTGGACCTCATCAACTCCCTGCCGCTGTACTCCCTCGGCCTCCGGCTCTGCCGGCCTTACAGGCTTGCAG CCGGCGTGAAGTTCCGAGTCCTGGAGCATGAAGCTGATAGGCCCCTCCGCCTCTTGATGCAG CTGTGGCTGCCACCCCACCCACTCCTGGGGCTCCCTGTGCCGCAAGCTTTTCTTTGGGGAGCTCATCTACCCCTGGAGGCAGAAAGGGGACAAGCGGGACTGACGGACCCTGGCCACCGGCCCGCCCGGCACCGCCACACGGCCACAGTCAGCCCTCCACCCTGCCGGGGACGCTGA